The window GTGGTGCCGCGGCCAGGCGGCGTCGCTTCCTCAGCCGGCCCGATCTTGCCTCCGCCGGCCTCGGGGGCGTACGCGTCCAGGTGGGATCACGCCACGTCGCCCCCGCCCGGTCCCTCGCTCCGGTCCCCGCCGCCGTACCGCTTCTCGAAGCGTGCGACCCGCCCCTCGGTGTCCACCGTCCTGGCCTTGCCGGTGTGGAAGGGGTGACTTTCCGAGGAGATCTCCACGTCCACGACCGGGTACGTCCGGCCGTCGTCCCACTCGATCGTCTGGTCGCTGGCCGCGGTGGACCGCGTCAGAAAGGCGTACCCGGCGGCGCGGTCACGGAAGACCACGGAGTGGTAGTCGGGGTGCTTGTCCTGCTGCATCGGAACTCCTTGCGTGGGGA of the Streptomyces aurantiacus genome contains:
- a CDS encoding type B 50S ribosomal protein L31 gives rise to the protein MQQDKHPDYHSVVFRDRAAGYAFLTRSTAASDQTIEWDDGRTYPVVDVEISSESHPFHTGKARTVDTEGRVARFEKRYGGGDRSEGPGGGDVA